One Pseudomonas muyukensis DNA segment encodes these proteins:
- the hemL gene encoding glutamate-1-semialdehyde 2,1-aminomutase, with protein MSRSEALFAQAQKHIPGGVNSPVRAFKSVGGTPLFFKHAEGAYVIDEDDKRYVDYVGSWGPMILGHAHPQVLDSVRKQLEHGLSYGAPTAMETEMADLVCSIVPSMEMVRMVSSGTEATMSAIRLARGYTGRDAIIKFEGCYHGHSDSLLVKAGSGLLTQGVPSSAGVPADFAKHTLTLPFNDIAAVEKTLAEVGQTVACIIVEPVAGNMNCVPPAPGFLEGLRSLCDKHGVVLIFDEVMTGFRVSLGGAQGYYGITPDLSTFGKIVGGGMPVGCFGGKREIMGCIAPLGPVYQAGTLSGNPLAMAAGLTTLKLISRPGFHDELSAFTSRMLDGLQQRADAAGVPFVTTQAGAMFGLYFSGADDIVTFDDVMASDAERFKRFFHLMLEGGVYLAPSAFEAGFTSIAHGDKELQITLDAAEKAFAALK; from the coding sequence ATGTCCCGTTCCGAAGCCCTGTTCGCCCAAGCCCAGAAACACATCCCCGGCGGCGTCAACTCGCCGGTCCGCGCCTTCAAGAGCGTCGGCGGCACGCCGCTGTTCTTCAAGCACGCCGAAGGCGCCTATGTCATCGACGAAGACGACAAGCGCTATGTCGACTATGTCGGCTCCTGGGGCCCGATGATCCTCGGCCATGCCCATCCACAGGTCCTGGATTCGGTACGCAAGCAGCTGGAACACGGCCTGTCCTATGGCGCGCCGACCGCCATGGAAACCGAGATGGCCGACCTGGTCTGCTCGATCGTGCCGTCGATGGAAATGGTGCGCATGGTCAGCTCCGGCACCGAAGCCACCATGAGCGCCATCCGCCTGGCCCGTGGCTACACCGGCCGTGACGCGATCATCAAGTTCGAAGGCTGCTACCACGGCCACTCCGACAGCCTGCTGGTCAAGGCCGGCTCCGGCCTGCTGACCCAGGGCGTGCCGAGCTCCGCCGGGGTGCCGGCGGACTTCGCCAAGCACACCCTGACCCTGCCGTTCAACGACATCGCCGCGGTCGAGAAGACCCTGGCCGAGGTCGGCCAGACCGTGGCCTGCATCATCGTCGAGCCGGTGGCCGGCAACATGAACTGCGTGCCGCCGGCGCCAGGCTTCCTCGAAGGCCTGCGCAGCCTGTGCGACAAGCATGGCGTGGTGCTGATCTTCGACGAGGTGATGACCGGTTTCCGTGTGTCGCTGGGCGGCGCCCAGGGCTACTACGGCATCACCCCGGACCTGTCGACCTTCGGCAAGATCGTCGGCGGCGGCATGCCGGTCGGCTGCTTCGGCGGCAAGCGCGAGATCATGGGCTGCATCGCCCCGCTCGGCCCGGTCTACCAGGCCGGTACCCTGTCGGGCAACCCGCTGGCCATGGCCGCCGGCCTGACCACCCTGAAGCTGATCAGCCGCCCGGGCTTCCATGACGAGCTGAGTGCCTTCACCAGCCGCATGCTCGACGGCCTGCAACAGCGTGCCGATGCTGCAGGCGTGCCGTTCGTCACCACCCAAGCCGGCGCCATGTTCGGCCTGTACTTCAGCGGTGCCGACGACATCGTCACCTTCGACGACGTGATGGCCAGCGATGCCGAGCGCTTCAAGCGCTTCTTCCACCTGATGCTCGAAGGTGGCGTGTACCTGGCGCCAAGCGCGTTCGAGGCTGGCTTCACCTCCATCGCCCACGGCGACAAGGAGCTGCAGATCACCCTGGATGCAGCCGAAAAGGCTTTTGCTGCCCTGAAGTAA
- the thiE gene encoding thiamine phosphate synthase produces the protein MTLRGLYAITDSQLLAGRFLSHVEAALEGGVCLLQYRDKSDDAARRLREGEALRKLCERYGTQLLINDDAELAARLGVGVHLGQTDGPLTPARALLGRQAIIGATCHASLALAQQAASEGASYVAFGRFFNSVTKPGAPAAGVDLLEQARAQVKLPIAVIGGITLDNAAPLVAHGADLLAVIHGLFGADSAQEVTRRARAFNALFAC, from the coding sequence ATGACGCTCCGCGGTCTGTATGCGATCACCGATAGCCAGCTGCTTGCCGGCCGTTTCCTCTCCCATGTCGAAGCGGCGCTGGAGGGCGGCGTCTGCCTGCTGCAGTACCGCGACAAGAGCGACGACGCGGCCCGCCGCCTGCGTGAGGGCGAAGCGCTGCGCAAGCTCTGCGAGCGCTACGGCACCCAGCTGCTGATCAACGACGACGCCGAGCTGGCCGCGCGCCTGGGCGTCGGCGTGCACCTGGGCCAGACCGATGGTCCGCTGACGCCGGCCCGCGCCCTGCTCGGCCGCCAGGCGATCATCGGCGCCACCTGCCATGCCAGCCTGGCGCTTGCGCAGCAGGCCGCCAGCGAAGGCGCCAGCTACGTTGCCTTCGGCCGCTTCTTCAATTCCGTGACCAAGCCGGGCGCCCCGGCTGCCGGCGTCGACTTGCTCGAGCAAGCCCGCGCCCAGGTCAAGCTGCCGATCGCCGTGATCGGCGGCATCACCCTCGACAACGCCGCCCCGCTGGTCGCCCATGGTGCCGACCTGCTGGCGGTGATCCACGGCCTGTTCGGTGCCGACAGCGCGCAGGAAGTCACCCGCCGCGCCCGCGCCTTCAACGCCCTGTTCGCTTGCTGA
- a CDS encoding hydroxymethylpyrimidine/phosphomethylpyrimidine kinase, with protein sequence MNTYSSRPVVLCLSGHDPSGGAGLQADIEALIAQGCHAAPAVTALTVQDTVNVSDFRVLDREWVLAQANAVLADSTVAAVKLGMLGSIKMVDTVAELLAAHPHLPLVCDPVLRAGGGGRLGKDEVGYALRERLLPLATIATPNLPEARILAELPEGTADQCAEKLLPFCRHLLITGGHGDEVEIHNRLYSRDGQQHTWTCQRLPGSYHGSGCTLASALAGRLALGEALSSAVRSALDYTWRTLRDAEQLGKGQYVPRRLPLDFCS encoded by the coding sequence ATGAATACCTACAGCTCCCGCCCCGTTGTCCTCTGTCTCTCCGGCCACGACCCCAGTGGTGGCGCCGGGCTGCAGGCAGATATCGAAGCCCTGATCGCCCAAGGTTGCCACGCCGCTCCCGCCGTGACCGCCCTGACCGTGCAGGATACCGTCAACGTTTCCGACTTCCGCGTGCTCGACCGCGAGTGGGTGCTGGCCCAGGCCAACGCCGTGCTGGCCGACTCCACGGTGGCCGCGGTCAAGCTGGGCATGCTCGGCTCGATCAAGATGGTCGACACCGTCGCCGAACTGCTGGCCGCCCACCCGCACCTGCCGTTGGTCTGCGACCCGGTGCTGCGTGCCGGCGGCGGTGGTCGACTGGGCAAGGACGAGGTTGGCTATGCGCTGCGCGAACGGCTGTTGCCGCTGGCCACCATTGCCACGCCGAACCTGCCGGAAGCACGCATCCTCGCCGAGTTGCCCGAAGGCACCGCAGACCAGTGCGCCGAGAAGCTCCTGCCGTTCTGTAGACACCTGCTGATCACCGGCGGTCACGGCGACGAAGTGGAAATCCACAACCGCCTGTACAGCCGCGACGGCCAGCAGCACACCTGGACCTGCCAGCGCCTGCCGGGCAGCTACCACGGCTCAGGTTGCACCCTGGCCAGCGCCCTGGCCGGCCGCCTGGCCCTGGGCGAGGCGCTGAGCAGCGCGGTGCGCAGCGCCCTGGACTACACCTGGCGCACCCTGCGTGACGCCGAGCAGCTGGGCAAGGGCCAGTACGTGCCGCGCCGCCTGCCCCTGGATTTCTGCTCCTGA